A genomic region of Candidatus Aquicultor sp. contains the following coding sequences:
- a CDS encoding anaerobic ribonucleoside-triphosphate reductase activating protein, with protein sequence MAAKLVANSFGIKGIVPTSMLDWDGHLVTTIFLGGCNLRCPFCHNPSLIDGGDKADIPLEVLFRNFEAKQGWLDGVCVSGGEPTLSDSLPELLAYLKDLAPKVKLDTNGTQPDVLRGLINEGLVDMVAMDIKTSFKNYAKATRVGDFTDRVKESITLLVEAESRGVIAVEFRTTVVPTIVSHDDVIEIAAYLKEVGASRYYLQQFKPKEVLAAEYSTIKPYDAEFLASLANEASAFLPTSVRG encoded by the coding sequence ATGGCTGCGAAACTAGTCGCAAATTCCTTTGGTATTAAAGGAATCGTCCCAACAAGCATGCTTGATTGGGACGGGCATTTAGTTACAACGATATTTTTAGGCGGTTGTAATTTGCGCTGTCCGTTTTGTCATAACCCATCGCTTATCGACGGGGGAGATAAGGCCGACATACCGCTTGAAGTGCTGTTTCGCAATTTTGAGGCCAAGCAAGGCTGGCTCGATGGCGTATGTGTATCAGGCGGTGAACCTACGCTCAGCGATAGTCTTCCCGAGCTGCTGGCCTATCTAAAAGACCTTGCTCCCAAGGTAAAACTCGATACCAACGGAACACAACCGGATGTACTACGAGGCCTGATCAATGAGGGCCTGGTCGACATGGTTGCAATGGATATAAAGACGAGTTTTAAAAACTACGCGAAGGCGACACGGGTTGGTGATTTCACGGACAGGGTGAAAGAAAGTATTACGCTGCTCGTTGAAGCTGAGAGCAGGGGAGTCATAGCCGTAGAGTTCAGAACAACGGTTGTACCGACCATCGTCAGCCACGATGATGTTATTGAAATAGCAGCGTACCTCAAAGAGGTAGGGGCAAGCCGTTATTACTTGCAGCAATTTAAACCCAAAGAGGTCCTTGCTGCGGAATATAGCACGATTAAGCCTTATGATGCAGAGTTCTTAGCGTCGCTGGCAAATGAAGCATCGGCGTTTCTGCCGACAAGCGTTCGCGGTTAG
- a CDS encoding thioredoxin family protein, producing the protein MSEKVKVFWKTDCPKCPAAKAIVQGSGNAELFNLDEVDGLAEAAFYGVLSTPSIVITDGTGQEVAAWRGEIPSRQDIAQWLRN; encoded by the coding sequence ATGTCAGAGAAAGTGAAAGTATTTTGGAAAACCGATTGCCCAAAATGCCCGGCTGCAAAAGCAATTGTTCAGGGTTCTGGCAATGCTGAGCTCTTCAACCTCGATGAGGTCGACGGTTTGGCCGAAGCTGCGTTTTACGGCGTACTCTCAACACCATCGATCGTAATCACCGACGGTACCGGCCAGGAGGTGGCTGCGTGGCGGGGCGAAATCCCGAGTAGACAGGATATTGCACAATGGCTGCGAAACTAG
- the nrdD gene encoding anaerobic ribonucleoside-triphosphate reductase, producing MSDFITTAEAETDSIDTAKPMRIINVVKTYSEERSGDATDIALLVSTHSKSEINIWNKAKIVDSLIKEIGAGEALADEIASTVEKKLFDSNFSSVTTSIIRELVDLELLQRNLTIMHKKHSHLGLPMYDVEEIIMNANKENSNTTHNPESINLTLAETILKEFALRKVFAEDVALAHMMGDIHLHDLGFIIRPYCGGHSLEYIKKYGISLPNITSTSKPAKHAEVLVGHMVKMASTLQAHYAGAVGWEAVNMFYAPFLVNRSYEEIKQLAQMLIYEFNQLAGARGSQVTFTDFNLYWNIPRHFADTPAVGPGGQYTGKTYKAYEKEAQAFLKAMFEVYLEGDANGKTFVFPKPLLHINEDFFRTEGWQEFLELACLVASKQGITYFVFDRGDEVTVSQCCRLKLKLGEEDLDEAKRPEMMRFSALQNVTINLPRIAYKATGNDELLFSELNRTLELVAKAHVQKKAFISELMELGTAGPLAMLSEAQDGKPYLRMNRLTYLCGLLGLNELVQTHIGQELHESPEALKFGLKVVSHMNLKCKQLSEQYGIKLVLEESPAESSGYRLAKLDMKYYPEQTRRVIKGSFENNEYYYTNSIHLSVEADVDYIERVRKQSLFHPLIDAGAIIHIWLGEHEPSAKSLENFVIKTFRSTHAEQIAFSPEFTVCEACHRTSRGLSEVCPSCGSEDVYGITRIVGYFSKIPTWNKGKSGELKDRVRTDLVTEAISGNGHGC from the coding sequence ATGTCCGATTTCATTACAACGGCTGAGGCTGAAACGGATTCTATCGATACAGCGAAGCCTATGCGGATAATAAACGTCGTAAAGACCTACAGTGAAGAGCGGAGCGGGGATGCAACTGATATAGCTCTCCTCGTCAGCACACACTCGAAGTCAGAGATCAACATATGGAATAAAGCTAAGATCGTTGATTCACTCATTAAGGAAATCGGCGCCGGCGAAGCCCTCGCCGATGAGATTGCCAGCACCGTTGAGAAAAAGCTCTTCGACAGCAACTTCAGCTCTGTTACTACAAGCATTATTAGGGAGCTCGTCGACCTTGAGCTTCTGCAGCGCAACCTGACCATAATGCATAAAAAGCATTCACACCTCGGTCTTCCGATGTACGATGTCGAGGAGATCATCATGAATGCGAATAAAGAAAACAGCAATACCACGCACAACCCGGAATCGATAAACCTTACGCTTGCTGAGACGATCCTTAAAGAGTTCGCGCTCAGGAAGGTATTTGCCGAAGATGTGGCGCTTGCACACATGATGGGCGATATTCACCTACACGATCTCGGCTTTATCATCCGCCCGTACTGCGGCGGCCACTCGCTCGAATACATCAAAAAATACGGCATCTCGCTACCGAACATCACGAGCACATCAAAGCCGGCCAAGCATGCCGAAGTGCTCGTCGGGCACATGGTTAAGATGGCCTCCACACTGCAAGCTCATTATGCCGGCGCTGTCGGCTGGGAAGCGGTCAATATGTTCTACGCGCCGTTCCTAGTAAACAGAAGCTATGAAGAAATCAAGCAGCTTGCGCAGATGCTTATCTACGAGTTTAACCAGCTCGCGGGCGCACGCGGCAGCCAAGTCACCTTTACCGATTTTAACCTGTACTGGAATATCCCACGCCACTTCGCCGATACACCGGCGGTTGGCCCGGGCGGCCAGTACACCGGCAAAACATATAAAGCGTATGAGAAAGAGGCACAGGCGTTCCTCAAGGCAATGTTCGAGGTCTATCTTGAGGGCGACGCCAACGGCAAGACGTTCGTCTTCCCGAAACCGCTTCTTCACATCAATGAAGACTTCTTTAGGACCGAAGGGTGGCAAGAATTCCTTGAGCTCGCATGCCTCGTCGCATCGAAGCAGGGCATTACCTACTTTGTCTTTGACCGCGGCGACGAGGTAACGGTTAGCCAATGCTGCCGGCTCAAACTCAAACTGGGTGAGGAAGACCTCGATGAAGCAAAACGCCCCGAGATGATGCGCTTCTCGGCGCTGCAAAACGTCACCATCAACTTGCCGCGAATCGCGTACAAGGCGACCGGCAACGATGAGCTTCTTTTCTCCGAACTCAACCGTACGTTGGAGCTGGTTGCAAAGGCGCACGTCCAGAAAAAGGCGTTCATCAGCGAGCTCATGGAGCTTGGCACCGCAGGCCCGCTTGCAATGCTAAGCGAAGCCCAGGATGGTAAGCCGTACCTGAGAATGAACCGCCTTACGTATCTGTGCGGCCTCTTAGGCTTAAATGAGTTAGTGCAGACCCACATAGGCCAAGAGCTACATGAGTCGCCTGAAGCGCTCAAATTCGGGCTTAAGGTCGTCTCGCATATGAATCTCAAATGCAAACAACTCTCGGAACAATATGGAATTAAGCTCGTGCTCGAAGAGTCGCCGGCCGAGTCATCAGGCTACCGTCTTGCAAAGCTCGATATGAAGTACTATCCCGAGCAGACCAGGCGCGTAATCAAGGGCAGCTTCGAGAACAACGAGTACTATTACACAAACAGCATTCATCTCTCTGTTGAGGCGGATGTCGATTATATCGAGCGTGTTCGCAAACAGAGCCTGTTCCATCCGCTTATCGATGCGGGTGCGATCATCCATATCTGGCTTGGCGAACATGAGCCGTCAGCAAAATCGCTTGAGAACTTCGTCATTAAGACGTTTAGAAGCACCCATGCCGAGCAGATTGCGTTTAGCCCGGAGTTCACCGTGTGCGAGGCATGTCACCGCACCTCAAGAGGACTATCTGAGGTATGTCCGAGTTGCGGTTCAGAAGATGTCTACGGTATTACCCGTATCGTCGGCTATTTCTCAAAGATCCCTACCTGGAATAAAGGTAAGTCCGGCGAACTCAAAGATAGAGTCAGAACCGATCTGGTTACCGAAGCTATCTCCGGTAACGGCCACGGGTGTTAG
- the nrdR gene encoding transcriptional regulator NrdR: MKCPYCGYHDSKVVDSRGNETNAVTRRRRECLECGKRFTTFERVEDIPLTVIKKNGSREPFSRTKLLDGVLRALVKRHVARENAEQMVDDIEGNLRNEFSYEVTSRELGDRVLKALKEVDKVAYIRFASVYKEFKDLEEFTQELKNLK, from the coding sequence TTGAAGTGCCCTTACTGCGGTTATCATGACTCGAAGGTAGTAGATTCAAGGGGTAATGAGACCAACGCCGTAACACGAAGAAGGCGTGAATGCCTCGAATGCGGTAAGCGTTTTACGACCTTTGAGCGAGTCGAAGATATACCGCTTACGGTTATCAAGAAGAACGGCTCTCGAGAGCCGTTTAGCAGAACGAAGCTGCTCGACGGTGTCTTAAGAGCGCTCGTAAAACGGCACGTAGCACGAGAGAACGCAGAGCAAATGGTCGATGATATAGAAGGCAATTTGCGAAATGAGTTCAGCTACGAAGTGACGTCGAGAGAGTTAGGTGACCGAGTACTTAAAGCACTCAAAGAAGTTGATAAAGTAGCCTATATTCGCTTTGCCTCTGTTTATAAGGAGTTTAAAGATCTAGAAGAATTCACACAGGAGTTGAAGAATCTGAAGTAG
- a CDS encoding DUF2807 domain-containing protein, translated as MRTLILTVLVMLLAAGGGGTLTSCSGSIPGSGHVVTEERDVQAFNEVLLADAGRITIVKGDKESLTVKAEDNILPEILTSVKQNRLTIRFKKWDGDTLRIRPTKPVTFIVTVRELRDIKLINEAQVSN; from the coding sequence ATGCGGACTTTGATCCTGACAGTACTTGTCATGCTTTTGGCGGCCGGCGGGGGAGGGACGCTGACGTCGTGTTCGGGCAGCATCCCCGGCTCGGGGCATGTCGTGACCGAGGAGCGGGACGTCCAGGCATTTAATGAAGTCTTGTTAGCCGATGCCGGCCGCATCACCATAGTTAAAGGGGATAAAGAATCGCTCACCGTCAAGGCTGAGGACAATATACTGCCTGAGATACTAACGAGTGTTAAGCAAAACCGGCTCACCATTCGCTTTAAGAAGTGGGACGGCGATACATTGAGAATACGGCCGACTAAGCCGGTCACATTTATTGTGACCGTAAGGGAGCTCCGCGATATCAAGCTGATAAACGAGGCGCAGGTTTCCAACTAA
- a CDS encoding head GIN domain-containing protein has protein sequence MKRIVCIFLIIASAVGITVALASCSRVVVGSGNVVETTRDVKDFTRISLSGSGTLNITQGDTESLRIEAEENILPEIKTTVRGGELHIAINDTRSVVTPTKPINYFVTVKDLRALQLSGSAKAKSGRIRTDDMDIATSGSGDVTMELYADSLTVNGSGSSAFTISGRVGSQKILISGSGSYTAPDLFSTSCDVDISGSGSAKVRVSKNLDVRVSGSGEVDYIGEPTVNENISGSGKVTKIR, from the coding sequence ATGAAACGAATTGTCTGCATTTTTTTAATTATCGCATCGGCTGTTGGTATAACCGTTGCCCTTGCATCCTGCAGCAGGGTTGTCGTCGGTTCGGGTAACGTAGTCGAGACAACGCGCGACGTCAAAGACTTCACCAGGATATCGCTCTCGGGCAGCGGTACTCTCAATATCACACAAGGGGATACTGAATCGCTGCGCATTGAAGCTGAAGAGAATATCCTGCCCGAAATCAAGACGACGGTTCGGGGCGGCGAGCTTCACATCGCTATTAACGATACCCGCTCGGTAGTGACCCCAACGAAACCTATAAACTATTTCGTCACGGTAAAGGATCTACGAGCGCTGCAGTTATCCGGCTCCGCCAAGGCTAAAAGCGGTCGCATACGCACCGATGACATGGATATCGCAACGAGCGGATCGGGCGATGTCACGATGGAACTCTACGCGGATTCGCTAACCGTGAACGGTTCAGGATCGAGCGCGTTTACGATATCCGGGCGAGTCGGCAGCCAGAAAATCTTAATCAGCGGCTCGGGCTCATACACGGCCCCCGACCTCTTCAGCACCTCGTGCGATGTGGATATCAGCGGATCGGGGAGCGCGAAGGTCAGGGTGAGTAAAAACCTGGATGTCCGGGTTAGCGGGAGCGGTGAAGTCGACTATATCGGCGAGCCCACGGTTAATGAGAATATTTCCGGCTCGGGTAAGGTTACCAAAATCAGGTAG
- the lexA gene encoding transcriptional repressor LexA, translating into MPQHPLTQRQRQILDFILSEINKKGYPPSVREIGHAVGLTSSSTVHSHLAALERKGYIRRDPTKPRALEVTDFRLSDKGIMPGKVHNVPLVGRVAAGLPLLAQENIEDNFAVPSELASESSFMLRVKGDSMIEAGILDGDYIIIRQQNTAHDGEIVVALIDDEATVKRFFKKRDHIVLKPENSAMEPIIVPDAKVLGKVVGLMRKF; encoded by the coding sequence ATGCCTCAGCATCCATTGACGCAGCGGCAGCGGCAAATCCTTGATTTTATCCTTTCAGAGATCAATAAGAAGGGGTATCCACCATCGGTTCGTGAGATCGGCCATGCGGTCGGCCTTACATCGAGCTCAACGGTACACAGTCATCTTGCAGCGCTCGAGCGCAAGGGTTATATTCGCCGTGATCCCACCAAGCCGCGTGCCCTTGAAGTTACCGATTTTCGCCTAAGTGATAAAGGCATAATGCCCGGCAAGGTGCATAACGTGCCGTTAGTCGGCCGCGTCGCCGCCGGTCTGCCTCTCCTGGCGCAGGAAAACATCGAAGACAACTTCGCCGTGCCGTCGGAGCTCGCCAGCGAAAGCTCTTTTATGCTTCGCGTTAAAGGCGACAGCATGATTGAAGCCGGCATCCTCGACGGCGATTATATAATCATCCGCCAGCAGAACACCGCCCATGATGGCGAGATTGTCGTAGCGTTGATCGACGACGAAGCGACGGTGAAGCGTTTCTTCAAGAAGCGCGACCACATCGTACTGAAACCCGAGAACAGCGCAATGGAGCCCATTATTGTGCCGGATGCAAAGGTCTTGGGCAAAGTTGTCGGCCTCATGCGCAAGTTCTAG
- a CDS encoding DUF1622 domain-containing protein: MTLSNVFNIIGVAILAYGALGSVYTFIISRSKASSGSIGDINTSRRFIVERIILSLDFFVGANIIRTVNELDFTDLGLLAGIVTIRIVLAYFLERELTERLPE, from the coding sequence GTGACGCTATCGAATGTTTTCAATATCATTGGGGTTGCGATACTTGCGTATGGGGCCTTAGGAAGCGTCTACACATTCATTATATCTCGCTCCAAGGCTTCAAGCGGCAGCATAGGCGACATCAACACTTCGCGCAGATTCATCGTGGAGCGAATAATCTTAAGCCTCGACTTCTTCGTCGGCGCAAACATCATCCGAACGGTAAACGAGCTTGATTTCACTGACCTCGGTCTTCTTGCGGGAATCGTGACCATTCGAATTGTGCTCGCGTACTTTCTAGAGCGCGAGCTGACAGAACGCTTACCCGAGTAG
- the hflX gene encoding GTPase HflX has translation MTIQVRRSHKPGFRGEATSLRSGLWLLKSVSGRANDIIELQDRQAKLPERAVIVGVQLGAESEWEAEQSLNELEQLVITAGGEVVAREMQHRDRPHVRTYIGPGKAEEINQLALAHNAQLVVFDNDLSPSQQRNLEDIISKVKIIDRTGIILDIFALHAHSAEGKLQVELAQLNYLLPRLRGMWQHLERESQGGGRMSDRIGTRGPGETQLETDKRIMRRRIQRLTAELGTLRNNRSTQRKRRQRNSVYSVALVGYTNAGKSTLLNALTGADVLVEDKLFATLDSTTRKLNVDHQKREIVISDTVGFIKKLPHQLVAAFRSTLDEVQLADLLLHVVDASAEQMDEQIVAVEDVLKELGAEDKRQVLVFNKIDLISESEQLRLRKVYPESILVSAANCIGLDGLREAIAEQIRKSSVRLHLKVPYSRGEVLQRLHSVSLIVSEEHTEDGTNIVVDVPQADVDDYASFMVDASTPVDS, from the coding sequence ATTACTATTCAAGTAAGAAGGAGCCATAAGCCAGGGTTCAGAGGGGAAGCAACCTCTCTGCGGTCTGGCCTATGGCTCCTTAAATCTGTAAGTGGGAGAGCGAACGATATTATAGAACTTCAGGATAGACAGGCGAAACTGCCCGAGCGCGCCGTTATCGTCGGTGTTCAGCTCGGGGCGGAGTCTGAATGGGAGGCGGAGCAGTCTCTTAACGAACTCGAACAATTGGTTATAACGGCAGGCGGCGAAGTCGTGGCCCGGGAGATGCAACACCGGGACAGGCCGCACGTGCGCACATATATCGGGCCGGGCAAGGCTGAGGAGATCAATCAGCTTGCCCTGGCACATAATGCGCAGCTTGTTGTCTTTGACAATGACCTATCACCGTCACAGCAGCGAAACCTTGAAGATATTATAAGCAAAGTTAAAATCATCGACCGTACCGGGATTATTCTCGATATATTCGCCCTGCACGCCCACTCGGCTGAAGGTAAATTGCAAGTCGAGCTGGCGCAGCTCAACTATCTTCTGCCGCGCCTGCGCGGCATGTGGCAGCACCTGGAGCGCGAGAGCCAGGGCGGCGGTAGGATGTCGGACCGTATCGGTACCAGAGGCCCCGGTGAGACCCAGCTGGAAACCGACAAGCGTATCATGCGCCGGCGTATCCAACGCTTGACCGCAGAGCTTGGGACATTAAGGAATAACCGCTCGACACAGCGCAAACGCCGCCAGCGAAACAGCGTCTACAGCGTTGCGCTCGTCGGCTACACCAACGCCGGCAAATCGACCCTGCTTAATGCGCTGACCGGCGCCGATGTGCTGGTAGAGGATAAGCTCTTTGCGACGCTCGATTCGACCACGCGAAAGCTCAACGTCGACCACCAGAAGCGTGAAATCGTCATCTCCGATACGGTCGGCTTTATCAAAAAGCTACCGCACCAACTGGTTGCCGCCTTTAGATCGACGCTTGATGAGGTGCAGCTCGCAGACTTGTTACTGCACGTCGTGGATGCGAGTGCCGAGCAAATGGATGAGCAAATTGTGGCGGTCGAAGACGTCTTAAAAGAACTTGGTGCTGAAGATAAACGGCAAGTTCTTGTCTTTAACAAGATCGATTTAATCAGTGAGAGCGAACAGCTGCGGTTAAGGAAAGTCTACCCGGAAAGCATCCTGGTTTCGGCCGCAAATTGTATCGGTCTCGACGGCCTTCGCGAGGCAATCGCCGAGCAGATTCGTAAAAGCTCGGTACGCTTACACCTTAAGGTACCGTACTCGCGCGGTGAGGTGCTGCAGCGCCTGCATAGCGTCAGCCTTATCGTCTCGGAAGAACATACCGAGGACGGCACCAATATTGTAGTCGATGTCCCTCAAGCCGACGTCGACGATTACGCGTCGTTCATGGTCGACGCAAGTACACCGGTTGATTCGTAG
- a CDS encoding LL-diaminopimelate aminotransferase, translating to MEFAKRIDNLPPYLFAEIDKRVAEKKAQGIDVISLGIGDPVEPTPKNIIDKLCEEAANPVNHRYPSYYGLPAFRHSIANWYKKRFDVDLNPDTEILPLIGSKEGIAHIYLAVVDPGDTALVADPGYPVYTTGPILAGINPTHVPCLDRNDFLPELDAIDKSTAKAAKMFMLNYPNNPTSAIVQDGFFGDLVKWAEANQVIIAHDNPYSEITFDGYEAPSFLQTPGAKDVGVEFGSVSKTYNMTGWRVGWAAGNARVIEALGRVKTNIDSGIFNALQYAGIEALEGPQDIIGEMCDIYARRRDMVMEALDKIGLETRKPKATIYMWVKVPAGYTSAGFQKLMLDKAGVVISPGNAYGPSGEGYIRICLSVKDDRLAEALDRIKNSL from the coding sequence ATGGAATTTGCGAAGCGGATTGACAATCTGCCACCGTATCTTTTTGCGGAGATCGACAAGAGGGTAGCTGAGAAAAAAGCACAGGGTATCGATGTTATTAGCTTGGGTATCGGAGATCCGGTCGAGCCGACGCCGAAGAATATCATCGACAAGTTGTGCGAAGAAGCGGCAAATCCGGTGAATCACCGTTATCCTTCGTATTACGGATTACCGGCGTTTCGCCACAGCATCGCCAACTGGTATAAGAAGCGTTTTGATGTTGATTTGAATCCGGATACTGAGATTCTTCCGTTGATTGGGTCAAAGGAAGGCATCGCGCACATCTATCTTGCAGTAGTCGATCCGGGCGACACAGCGCTCGTCGCCGACCCCGGATATCCGGTTTATACCACCGGTCCGATCCTTGCCGGTATTAATCCGACGCACGTGCCGTGTCTTGATAGGAACGATTTCTTGCCCGAGCTTGATGCGATTGATAAAAGCACCGCGAAAGCCGCTAAGATGTTCATGCTCAATTACCCGAACAACCCGACAAGCGCAATCGTGCAAGACGGCTTTTTCGGTGATTTAGTGAAGTGGGCGGAAGCCAATCAGGTTATTATCGCACACGATAATCCGTATTCCGAAATCACGTTCGATGGCTACGAGGCGCCAAGCTTCCTGCAGACACCCGGCGCTAAAGATGTGGGCGTCGAGTTCGGCTCGGTCTCAAAAACGTATAACATGACCGGCTGGCGTGTCGGCTGGGCAGCCGGTAATGCCCGTGTTATAGAAGCCCTTGGGCGGGTAAAAACCAATATAGATTCGGGTATCTTTAACGCATTGCAATACGCCGGTATCGAAGCGCTCGAGGGCCCGCAGGATATCATCGGCGAGATGTGCGACATCTATGCGCGCCGCCGCGATATGGTCATGGAGGCGCTCGATAAGATCGGCCTCGAAACCCGTAAGCCTAAGGCCACCATATACATGTGGGTGAAAGTGCCGGCGGGTTACACATCGGCAGGCTTCCAGAAGCTCATGCTCGATAAAGCCGGCGTTGTCATTTCCCCCGGAAACGCGTACGGCCCGTCGGGCGAGGGTTACATCAGGATTTGTCTCAGCGTCAAAGATGACCGTCTCGCCGAGGCTCTGGACAGAATTAAAAATTCGCTATAA
- a CDS encoding S-layer homology domain-containing protein, which translates to MRTALRKRLVSTGINSLLFAACIMLVMVFMPAIALAGDWNSLGPGNSKIYSLAVSPDGASVFAASNGEGVFRSTDGETWTAANEGLSNLSVYTVAVSPRFASDSTVFAGTNGDGIFKSTDGGDTWDPVNKGLSYRYISSIAIAPTSEETPTIFTGTNGGGVYKSTVTDDGTMGWARITAGLPTSVIVRSIAFSPDYAADSTVFVAVADTSNTLGEVYRSANGGDSWERDNSDLGFVSAVAVSPNFSTDHTVFASTIRGIYKSVDGGVNWTSCNTGFATSFAMSSHYGSDSTIYAGTNGGAYKSTNGGLNWASASAGLNWIDPKTGNTKSTVLTLAISPAGNAVYAGTFGGGVFTTASPTIDRTDKKWELPAGGDSGGQPGDNGSGGGGGGGGGDSQPPQDIIVPNAPTGLKAAAIKTEIDLTWNANADQDLAGYNVYRSEGSLDPVKINGSLVITPSFSDTQVLGKTVYKYYVTAIDKAGNESNKSAVAEAALTDVLGAVTFSDTPASAWYKPFISKLVTGKIISGFPDGTFRPNESITRAEFAKMICLAMKWNVVTPAKSSFTDVAANHWARGYIETAKAHGAITGYPDGTFGPSSRITRAEIATIIAKTLRLGAGSTSLWDVKGSWAKNYIGSCVKAGIISGYTDGTFKPAGRATRAEGAKMVAGTVKD; encoded by the coding sequence TTGCGAACGGCATTACGTAAGAGGTTAGTATCGACAGGTATAAACTCATTGCTCTTTGCGGCATGCATCATGCTCGTAATGGTATTTATGCCCGCCATAGCCCTGGCGGGTGACTGGAATAGTCTCGGACCGGGAAACAGTAAGATATATTCACTGGCAGTCTCTCCGGATGGTGCTTCGGTGTTTGCAGCATCAAACGGTGAAGGTGTGTTCAGGTCGACAGACGGCGAAACCTGGACAGCCGCCAACGAAGGGTTATCCAACCTTAGTGTGTATACGGTCGCCGTATCGCCACGGTTCGCCAGCGATTCCACCGTGTTTGCCGGCACTAACGGCGACGGTATATTCAAGTCTACCGACGGGGGCGATACCTGGGACCCTGTTAATAAGGGGCTCTCGTACCGCTACATATCCTCGATCGCAATCGCACCAACTTCAGAAGAGACGCCGACGATTTTTACCGGCACCAACGGCGGAGGCGTATATAAATCGACCGTCACAGACGACGGAACTATGGGCTGGGCTAGAATCACTGCCGGCTTACCAACCAGTGTAATAGTTCGCTCGATTGCGTTCTCCCCGGATTATGCTGCTGATTCTACCGTATTCGTCGCAGTAGCAGATACCTCGAATACGCTCGGGGAAGTATATAGATCAGCCAATGGTGGAGACAGCTGGGAGCGGGATAACAGCGACTTGGGCTTTGTAAGCGCGGTCGCCGTGTCGCCTAATTTCTCCACAGACCATACCGTATTTGCAAGCACGATACGCGGCATTTATAAATCGGTCGATGGCGGAGTCAATTGGACCAGCTGTAATACCGGCTTCGCAACGTCGTTCGCCATGTCGTCTCACTACGGGTCGGATTCGACCATCTACGCCGGCACAAATGGGGGCGCATATAAATCGACCAACGGCGGGCTCAACTGGGCGAGTGCAAGCGCAGGGCTCAACTGGATAGATCCCAAAACAGGAAACACGAAGAGTACAGTCCTCACGCTTGCCATTTCACCAGCCGGCAATGCTGTTTACGCGGGCACGTTCGGTGGCGGTGTCTTCACCACCGCAAGCCCTACCATTGACAGAACAGACAAAAAGTGGGAACTTCCGGCTGGCGGGGATTCTGGTGGACAGCCAGGCGACAACGGCTCCGGCGGCGGTGGCGGTGGCGGGGGCGGCGACTCGCAACCACCGCAAGATATCATCGTACCTAACGCCCCAACCGGCTTGAAGGCGGCGGCAATTAAAACAGAAATCGATCTTACCTGGAACGCGAATGCCGATCAGGATCTGGCCGGATACAATGTGTACCGCAGCGAGGGTTCGCTTGATCCCGTCAAGATAAACGGGAGTTTGGTAATAACACCGTCGTTTAGTGATACCCAAGTTTTGGGAAAGACCGTCTATAAATATTACGTAACTGCTATCGATAAAGCGGGTAACGAAAGCAATAAATCGGCGGTGGCAGAAGCGGCATTGACCGACGTTTTGGGGGCTGTCACGTTCTCAGACACGCCGGCCAGTGCCTGGTATAAGCCGTTTATTTCGAAGCTGGTCACCGGTAAAATCATCAGCGGCTTCCCGGACGGCACATTTAGGCCGAACGAGAGCATAACGAGAGCTGAATTTGCTAAGATGATATGCCTTGCAATGAAATGGAATGTCGTAACGCCGGCAAAATCATCGTTTACCGATGTTGCAGCCAACCACTGGGCTAGAGGGTATATTGAAACCGCAAAAGCCCACGGCGCAATCACCGGGTATCCCGATGGTACGTTCGGGCCATCTAGCAGGATTACCAGGGCGGAGATCGCTACGATTATCGCCAAAACGTTGCGTCTCGGCGCCGGTTCGACATCGCTCTGGGATGTCAAAGGCTCCTGGGCGAAAAACTATATCGGCTCATGTGTTAAGGCCGGTATAATCAGTGGCTACACGGACGGTACCTTTAAGCCCGCCGGCCGGGCGACTCGCGCCGAAGGAGCCAAGATGGTCGCAGGAACAGTCAAAGACTAG